A stretch of the Desulforamulus ferrireducens genome encodes the following:
- a CDS encoding homocysteine biosynthesis protein: MGVERTYAEINARIKAGKAVVLTAEEVIDKVREQGLAKTAAEVDVVTTGTFGPMCSSGAFLNFGHSSPRMRMTKVWLNNVPAYTGIAAVDAYIGATEIAEDDPTNSNFPGEFRYGGGHVIEDLVAGKNIKLKALSYGTDCYPRKEIETTISLQDINEAILFNPRNAYQNYNCAVNLSDKTIYTYMGTLKPRLGNANYSTSGQLSPLMKDPNFATIGVGTRIFLGGGIGYVVWNGTQHFPGWLKDEKGNIVGSAGGTLSVLGDLKQMKPQWLRGARFLGYGATLNVGLGIPIPILNEEILRFAALSDEELHAPVVDYSESYPNRIGGNLGLVSYAQLKSGKITVQGKEVPTAPLSSYPKAREIAAILKDWIQKGDFLLGEPSQLLPGPNAGLTGKTLEIR, encoded by the coding sequence ATGGGTGTAGAACGTACTTATGCGGAAATCAACGCTCGCATTAAGGCGGGTAAGGCTGTAGTACTAACAGCCGAAGAGGTGATTGACAAGGTTAGGGAGCAGGGGTTGGCCAAGACCGCTGCGGAAGTGGATGTTGTTACCACAGGAACCTTTGGTCCCATGTGTTCATCCGGTGCCTTCTTAAACTTTGGCCATTCCTCCCCCCGGATGAGAATGACCAAGGTTTGGTTAAATAATGTGCCTGCCTATACCGGTATTGCCGCTGTGGATGCCTATATTGGTGCCACCGAAATTGCTGAGGATGATCCCACCAACAGTAATTTTCCCGGGGAGTTCCGCTATGGTGGTGGCCATGTGATTGAAGATTTGGTGGCCGGTAAAAATATCAAATTAAAGGCCCTCTCCTACGGCACCGATTGTTATCCCCGTAAAGAAATAGAAACCACCATTTCCCTGCAGGATATTAACGAAGCTATTTTATTCAACCCTCGCAATGCTTACCAAAACTACAACTGTGCGGTCAACTTAAGTGATAAAACCATCTATACCTATATGGGCACCCTTAAGCCCCGTCTGGGCAATGCCAACTACTCCACTTCCGGGCAACTGAGTCCGTTGATGAAGGACCCTAATTTTGCCACCATTGGTGTGGGTACCCGTATCTTCTTGGGGGGCGGAATTGGTTATGTGGTCTGGAACGGAACCCAGCACTTCCCTGGCTGGTTAAAGGATGAAAAAGGCAATATAGTTGGCTCTGCCGGAGGAACCCTATCGGTACTGGGGGATCTTAAGCAAATGAAACCCCAGTGGTTAAGAGGTGCCAGATTCTTGGGTTATGGTGCCACCTTGAATGTTGGCCTGGGGATTCCTATTCCCATATTAAATGAGGAAATTCTTCGCTTTGCTGCTTTATCAGATGAAGAGCTGCATGCTCCGGTGGTGGATTACAGCGAAAGCTACCCCAACCGTATTGGTGGTAACCTGGGACTGGTCAGCTACGCTCAACTAAAGTCCGGTAAAATTACCGTGCAGGGTAAGGAGGTACCCACAGCTCCCCTTTCCAGCTATCCTAAAGCCAGGGAGATTGCGGCTATCCTGAAGGATTGGATCCAAAAGGGTGATTTCCTCTTAGGTGAACCTTCTCAACTGTTGCCAGGTCCCAATGCCGGACTCACTGGCAAAACCTTGGAAATTCGCTAG
- a CDS encoding NIL domain-containing protein, whose product MAPHKIVLRFTPTTSDQPIIYHLVKDYDLVVNIVKAKINPHLEGTMVLDLVGERYEEGIAYLRSQGITVHPLTQEVVRNHDRCTNCGACTGHCPAAALYMERPSMEVQFNGDRCVLCLQCVKVCPVRAMEVRI is encoded by the coding sequence ATGGCACCCCATAAAATAGTGTTGCGCTTTACCCCCACCACCTCGGATCAACCCATTATTTATCATTTAGTGAAGGATTACGATTTGGTGGTTAATATTGTCAAGGCTAAGATTAATCCCCATCTGGAAGGAACCATGGTTTTAGACCTGGTGGGGGAAAGATATGAAGAAGGTATAGCATATCTCCGCAGTCAAGGTATCACTGTACACCCCCTCACTCAGGAAGTAGTTCGCAACCATGACCGCTGTACTAACTGTGGGGCTTGCACCGGACACTGCCCGGCTGCTGCCCTGTACATGGAAAGACCGTCCATGGAGGTACAGTTTAATGGTGACCGCTGTGTGTTATGTTTGCAGTGTGTTAAGGTATGCCCGGTGCGGGCCATGGAGGTAAGAATATAA
- a CDS encoding UPF0280 family protein — protein sequence MAYVKRSYRKLHHQGDLLHFQVMIKETDLDIGVRRERFSPELVSWVENIIIEQRRALEDYIKRDPEFKSALAPHELLADAPAIAVEMAKAARLAGVGPMAAVAGAFAQIVGKALVGRSRDVIIENGGDIYLKSARPRKVGIFAGTSPFSHKIALEILPWQTPLGICTSSGTVGHSLSYGQADAVIILAPSAYLADAVATAAANLVQGEEDVQKAVDFAASLPGVSGAIAIKGEKLAAWGQVKLVPM from the coding sequence TTGGCATATGTTAAGCGCAGCTACCGCAAACTGCATCACCAGGGGGATTTGCTTCATTTTCAAGTGATGATTAAAGAAACCGACCTGGATATTGGTGTGCGGCGGGAGCGTTTTAGCCCGGAACTGGTAAGCTGGGTGGAAAATATCATTATAGAACAGCGGCGGGCCTTGGAGGATTACATCAAGAGAGACCCGGAGTTTAAAAGCGCCTTAGCGCCCCACGAACTTCTGGCAGATGCTCCGGCAATAGCTGTGGAAATGGCTAAGGCTGCCCGCTTAGCCGGTGTAGGACCCATGGCGGCGGTGGCCGGAGCCTTTGCCCAGATAGTGGGTAAGGCTCTGGTCGGCCGCTCCCGGGATGTGATTATAGAAAACGGCGGCGATATCTATCTGAAAAGTGCCCGTCCCCGGAAGGTAGGGATTTTTGCCGGCACTTCGCCCTTTAGTCATAAAATTGCCTTAGAGATACTGCCCTGGCAGACACCCCTGGGTATTTGCACCTCCTCCGGCACGGTGGGCCATTCCCTAAGTTATGGTCAGGCCGATGCCGTGATTATACTTGCCCCTTCCGCTTACCTGGCCGACGCGGTGGCCACTGCTGCAGCAAATTTGGTGCAAGGGGAGGAAGATGTGCAAAAAGCAGTGGATTTTGCCGCCTCCCTTCCCGGAGTTAGCGGAGCCATTGCCATCAAAGGGGAAAAACTGGCTGCCTGGGGTCAGGTTAAATTAGTACCTATGTAA
- a CDS encoding ferritin-like domain-containing protein, whose product MHLTVNDILDVAIKSEESSYQFYQAMAGKAKNEETVKVLKKLAQDEKDHLDYLLWLKSGEPINEQVYFDGFEEAGELNPEMTPQEVLTIAIKREGAAAKMYRQMADIFKANPDKHFIFERMAREEDHHGRAVEEMLGQF is encoded by the coding sequence ATGCATTTGACCGTTAATGACATCCTGGATGTAGCCATTAAATCCGAAGAAAGTAGTTACCAGTTCTATCAGGCCATGGCCGGTAAAGCCAAGAATGAGGAGACGGTAAAGGTACTTAAAAAGTTGGCCCAGGATGAAAAGGATCACCTGGATTATCTACTGTGGCTTAAGTCAGGTGAGCCCATTAATGAACAGGTTTATTTCGATGGCTTTGAGGAGGCAGGGGAATTAAACCCCGAGATGACTCCCCAGGAGGTTTTGACAATTGCCATCAAAAGGGAGGGAGCAGCTGCCAAAATGTATCGCCAGATGGCGGACATTTTTAAGGCTAACCCCGACAAGCATTTTATCTTTGAACGAATGGCCCGGGAGGAAGATCACCACGGGAGAGCTGTGGAGGAGATGTTAGGGCAATTTTAG
- the ltaE gene encoding low-specificity L-threonine aldolase yields the protein MTIRIVDLRSDTVTLPTDDMRQAMASAEVGDDVYGEDPTVKRLEETAASLLGKEAGLFVPSGTMGNQIAVLTHTARGEEVILDAEAHIYFYEVGAPALLAGVQTRPVPGLLSADGPELLKSSLRPVDIHFPHTSLLCLENTFNRGGGTILPPATMAEFYSIAQERGLKVHVDGARIFNAAVGLGIDVKELAKHCDSLMFCLSKGLAAPVGSLLVGTREFIDRARKYRKALGGGMRQAGCLAAAGLVALNSIDRLAQDHANARRLAEGLAKLPGLQVDLDKVQTNIAVIEVTGQQTAAEIVQLLFERGVKCGTFGPSSIRMVTHKDVSAEDIEYALQVAEEVVG from the coding sequence ATGACCATCAGAATTGTCGATTTACGCAGCGATACCGTTACACTGCCCACCGATGATATGAGACAAGCCATGGCTTCCGCAGAGGTGGGGGATGATGTTTACGGTGAAGATCCTACCGTCAAACGTTTGGAGGAAACAGCAGCCTCTTTATTAGGTAAGGAAGCCGGTCTGTTTGTCCCCTCTGGGACCATGGGTAACCAGATAGCTGTCCTCACCCATACGGCCCGGGGGGAAGAAGTTATTTTAGATGCCGAAGCCCATATCTATTTTTACGAAGTGGGCGCTCCCGCCCTGCTGGCAGGGGTGCAAACCCGACCGGTGCCGGGCTTGCTCAGCGCCGATGGCCCTGAACTGCTGAAAAGCTCCCTGCGTCCGGTGGATATCCATTTCCCCCATACTTCCCTGCTCTGCCTGGAAAACACCTTTAACCGTGGGGGTGGTACCATTCTGCCGCCGGCAACCATGGCAGAATTCTATAGTATTGCCCAGGAGAGAGGGCTCAAGGTCCATGTGGACGGTGCCCGTATTTTTAATGCTGCCGTAGGCCTGGGTATAGATGTTAAGGAGTTGGCCAAACATTGTGATTCACTGATGTTCTGCCTGTCCAAAGGGCTGGCTGCACCGGTGGGTTCTTTGCTGGTAGGTACCCGGGAGTTTATTGACCGTGCGAGGAAATACCGCAAAGCTTTGGGTGGTGGTATGCGGCAAGCCGGCTGTTTGGCCGCCGCCGGTTTAGTGGCCTTAAATTCCATTGATCGCTTGGCCCAAGATCATGCCAATGCCCGTAGATTGGCCGAGGGTCTGGCCAAGCTGCCCGGTTTACAGGTAGACTTGGACAAAGTACAGACTAACATTGCAGTTATTGAGGTTACCGGCCAACAGACCGCGGCAGAAATTGTGCAGCTGCTCTTTGAGCGAGGTGTCAAATGCGGTACCTTTGGCCCAAGCAGTATTCGGATGGTCACCCATAAGGATGTTTCCGCCGAGGACATTGAGTATGCCTTACAGGTGGCCGAGGAAGTGGTTGGCTGA
- a CDS encoding PRC-barrel domain-containing protein, with product MRKSKKFIGMPVISLAEGQQLGTVKGLVVDPAEQKVAALIIEQKGWFKEQKFVPYSKVRSVGADAITIDQSAAVEKAASLPEILKLYKDKITVINCKVLAENGSQLGVVDEYYVDEFNGNIVGLELSGTLLNSLMKGKSFLDISFVKTIGKELIVTSNDAAENLVKSDGGLQDTVKHLRDSTSQLWDSTLQITKELGTKTKELSIKTVEGLESKTKDLGHITKDLGENLLEKVRGKNKAEGIEDVVSVQEMPESKLKRQEDHSQPEDSPQEDLTRQPIEDSVQVVDLPPQALKRQEEEQFEENNSETTKDLNPGNEKAEPTEQDNKKE from the coding sequence GTGCGCAAGAGCAAAAAATTTATTGGTATGCCAGTCATTAGCCTTGCCGAAGGCCAGCAGTTGGGGACTGTTAAAGGATTAGTGGTAGACCCTGCGGAACAAAAAGTTGCCGCCCTAATCATAGAACAAAAAGGTTGGTTTAAGGAGCAAAAATTTGTTCCCTACAGTAAGGTGCGTAGCGTAGGAGCAGATGCCATTACCATCGACCAAAGTGCTGCGGTGGAAAAGGCAGCCAGTCTACCGGAGATCCTTAAGTTGTACAAGGATAAAATTACAGTAATTAACTGCAAGGTGTTGGCGGAAAACGGCTCCCAACTGGGTGTGGTGGACGAATATTATGTGGATGAGTTCAACGGTAATATTGTAGGTTTGGAGCTTTCAGGTACCCTGCTGAATAGTTTAATGAAAGGGAAGTCTTTTTTAGACATTAGTTTTGTCAAAACCATTGGTAAGGAGTTAATAGTAACCTCCAATGATGCTGCGGAAAACCTGGTCAAAAGTGACGGTGGACTGCAGGACACGGTTAAGCATCTTAGAGATAGTACCAGCCAACTGTGGGACAGCACCTTACAAATAACCAAGGAATTGGGAACCAAGACCAAAGAACTCAGTATTAAAACAGTGGAGGGGTTAGAAAGCAAAACTAAAGATCTGGGCCATATCACAAAAGATTTAGGAGAAAATTTATTGGAAAAAGTAAGGGGGAAAAATAAGGCTGAGGGCATAGAAGATGTTGTGTCGGTTCAGGAAATGCCGGAGAGCAAGCTAAAACGTCAGGAAGACCACAGTCAACCCGAAGACTCTCCGCAGGAAGATCTAACCCGGCAACCCATCGAGGACTCCGTGCAAGTGGTTGATTTACCCCCCCAAGCTTTAAAACGTCAGGAGGAAGAACAGTTCGAAGAAAATAATAGCGAAACTACTAAAGACCTTAACCCTGGGAACGAAAAGGCAGAACCAACGGAGCAGGATAACAAAAAGGAATAA
- a CDS encoding 50S ribosomal protein L25: protein MADAVLNANIREERTKSSRKQLRDSGAVPGVVYGKQMGSLSIAVDAKELKQILSSATGRNTLIKMNVGGGKQTVMVKSLQMDPLHRDIRHVDFQQVTEDSKIRTVVPIQLVGTPKGVTMGGVIQHDLRSAEIECLPSQIPEAIVVNIEDMEIGDALQVSDLNVPPGVKLLDHPHTTVVGIAVMKAPEPAGQPEVPPEPLEEAKDKTMEKE, encoded by the coding sequence ATGGCGGATGCTGTTTTAAACGCTAATATTAGAGAGGAACGTACAAAATCCAGCCGTAAGCAACTGCGAGATAGTGGTGCTGTGCCCGGGGTGGTATACGGCAAGCAAATGGGGTCCCTGTCCATAGCTGTAGACGCCAAAGAGTTAAAACAGATCCTGAGTTCGGCAACCGGGCGCAATACTTTAATTAAAATGAACGTAGGCGGTGGTAAACAAACCGTTATGGTCAAGAGTTTGCAGATGGACCCGCTGCATCGTGACATTCGCCACGTTGATTTTCAACAGGTAACCGAGGATAGTAAAATACGTACGGTGGTACCCATTCAACTGGTGGGGACACCTAAAGGAGTAACCATGGGAGGGGTTATACAGCATGACCTGCGCAGTGCGGAAATAGAGTGTTTGCCCAGCCAGATTCCCGAGGCCATTGTGGTTAACATAGAGGATATGGAGATTGGTGATGCTCTGCAGGTAAGTGATTTAAACGTTCCCCCGGGGGTAAAACTACTGGATCACCCCCATACCACAGTGGTGGGTATTGCCGTAATGAAAGCCCCTGAACCAGCCGGTCAACCGGAAGTTCCACCGGAACCCCTGGAGGAAGCTAAAGATAAAACCATGGAGAAGGAATAA
- the pth gene encoding aminoacyl-tRNA hydrolase codes for MKMIVGLGNPGGEYAQTRHNIGFMVVDGLAKDLGVSLDKNQHKAKVGQGYVGREKVILVKPQTYMNLSGQAVVALMNWYKLTPEDLLVISDDMDLPTGHLRIRKNGSAGGQKGLKNIIDLLGTQEFSRMRLGIGRPEHNSVDHVLGKITTDEAELLAPALTAAVEAAKVWVLEGTAVAMNRFNTKKEKQSKRQAAEKAEVAVDQPVEE; via the coding sequence ATGAAAATGATCGTAGGCCTGGGTAATCCCGGTGGGGAGTATGCACAGACCAGGCATAACATAGGTTTTATGGTGGTGGACGGTCTGGCCAAGGATTTGGGTGTGTCCCTGGATAAAAACCAGCACAAAGCCAAGGTAGGACAAGGCTATGTGGGCAGGGAAAAGGTTATATTGGTCAAGCCACAGACCTATATGAATTTAAGCGGACAGGCTGTGGTAGCCTTAATGAATTGGTACAAGCTAACACCGGAGGACCTGTTGGTAATTTCCGATGATATGGATTTACCTACGGGACACTTAAGAATTCGCAAAAACGGCAGTGCCGGTGGTCAGAAGGGGCTAAAGAATATTATTGATCTATTGGGCACCCAGGAATTTAGCCGCATGCGGCTGGGTATCGGTAGGCCCGAGCATAACAGTGTGGATCACGTATTAGGCAAAATAACCACTGACGAAGCCGAACTACTGGCCCCCGCCCTGACAGCCGCCGTGGAAGCTGCTAAGGTTTGGGTCTTGGAAGGAACCGCTGTGGCGATGAATAGGTTTAATACTAAGAAGGAGAAACAAAGTAAGCGGCAGGCTGCCGAAAAGGCAGAAGTAGCTGTTGACCAGCCAGTGGAGGAGTAA